A window of the Lactuca sativa cultivar Salinas chromosome 5, Lsat_Salinas_v11, whole genome shotgun sequence genome harbors these coding sequences:
- the LOC111887235 gene encoding uncharacterized protein LOC111887235 produces the protein MSHKLQWKNIDKKIAEKLIRVLATNPYVQIFRRLADLGPLDNYRVTLNASVELDQMQFVVDIYIKLETSRLDFCRKNQSKVRVDLYQGVVDCVNAGEVRPTMIEQCVVLPASFIGGPRDMRQIFIDAMTLVQDDGNPDIFLTMTCNPNWPEIKDELRPWQSAQDRPDLVSRVFRAKLEDLKKQLFTKHVLGVVGSYVYAIEFQKRGLPHAHFLLIMKPPYKLTNVDHYDKIVCAEIPDPKKYPKKHELVISHMIHGPCGSLKSDCPCMDNAQKKCRFRYPRQFNQTTLQGKDSYPVYRRRDNGIHVDVRGNKMDKRWVVPYNPKLLMMFNYHLNVEIKRFQDARYVSHLEAICRIFSFPLSQIHPFVMALQVHLPNQQMVRFNEDDTLTSIVEKEKDKRSMLTAFFLKNKEDISEREYKYKDFPKKFTWDTRSHRWNL, from the exons ATGTCACATAAACTACAATGGAAGAATATTGATAAAAAAATTGCTGAAAAGTTGATCCGTGTTCTTGCTACAAACCCATACGTCCAAATATTTCGAAGACTTGCTGATTTAGGGCCACTTGATAATTATAGAGTCACTTTGAATGCATCAGTAGAACTTGACCAGATG CAGTTTGTAGTAGATATCTACATCAAGCTTGAGACTTCACGTTTGGATTTTTGTAGAAAAAACCAGTCCAAAGTAAGAGTAGATTTATACCAAGGTGTTGTGGACTGTGTTAATGCCGGTGAGGTTCGACCAACTATGATAGAGCAATGTGTTGTGTTGCCGGCAAGTTTCATCGGAGGCCCCCGTGACATGCGACAAATATTTATTGATGCCATGACTTTAGTTCAAGATGACGGGAATCCTGACATATTCCTTACAATGACATGCAATCCTAATTGGCCAGAAATAAAAGATGAATTACGCCCATGGCAGTCTGCTCAAGATCGACCAGACCTTGTGTCAAGAGTTTTTCGTGCTAAGTTAGAGGATCTTAAAAAACAACTCTTCACAAAGCATGTCCTCGGTGTGGTTGGTTCGTATGTTTATGCCATTGAGTTCCAAAAACGTGGTTTGCCACATGCACATTTCCTCTTGATAATGAAGCCTCCATACAAGCTTACTAACGTTGACCATTACGACAAGATAGTATGTGCTGAAATTCCAGACCCAAAAAAGTATCCTAAAAAGCACGAATTAGTCATATCACATATGATCCATGGTCCTTGCGGTAGCTTAAAATCTGATTGTCCTTGTATGGATAATGCACAAAAGAAATGTCGTTTTAGATACCCTCGGCAATTCAATCAAACCACTTTACAAGGAAAGGACTCATATCCTGTGTACCGAAGGAGAGATAATGGTATACATGTGGACGTACGAGGCAATAAGATGGATAAGAGATGGGTTGTCCCGTATAACCCAAAGTTGTTAATGATGTTTAATTATCATTTGAATGTTGAG ATAAAACGGTTTCAGGATGCACGATATGTCTCACATCTAGAGGCAATATGTAGGATTTTTAGCTTCCCTCTTTCTCAGATCCACCCTTTTGTGATGGCTTTGCAGGTGCATCTCCCAAATCAGCAGATGGTTAGGTTCAACGAGGATGATACGTTGACTAGCATTGTTGAAAAGGAAAAAGATAAGAGATCAATGTTGACTgctttttttctaaaaaataaagaAGATATCAGTGAAAGAGAATATAAATACAAAGATTTTCCAAAAAAATTTACGTGGGACACGAGATCACATCGTTGGAATCTTTGA
- the LOC111887234 gene encoding uncharacterized protein LOC111887234 has protein sequence MSDNIDDFDLPKINENVNLEYGVFLEVQEECSVVIEPEHLQAQAFLNLEQKFTYNEIMRHVNNDIPGVFFIDGPGGTRNTFLYKALLANIRSCGHIALATASSGVVANNMPGGRTAHSRFKLPINLKNNSVCKISRQSGITQLLWTAKVIIWDKASMAKRHALEAVVRTMKDITGVMLPFGGKIMVLGGDFKQVLLIVRHGTRAQSVNSSI, from the coding sequence ATGAGTGACAATATTGATGATTTTGATCTTCCAAAGATAAATGAAAATGTCAATTTAGaatatggagttttccttgaggtaCAAGAGGAATGCTCTGTAGTTATAGAACCTGAACATTTACAAGCCCAGGCTTTTCTCAATCTTGAACAAAAATTTACGTATAATGAGATCATGCGTCATGTCAATAATGATATTCCAGGAGTGTTCTTCATAGACGGTCCCGGTGGAACGAGAAATACATTTTTGTACAAAGCTTTACTTGCTAATATCCGTTCATGTGGTCATATTGCCCTAGCAACTGCTTCATCAGGTGTTGTGGCTAATAACATGCCTGGGGGGAGAACAGCTCACTCTCGCTTTAAACTTCCTATTAATCTTAAAAATAACTCGGTCTGCAAGATTTCAAGACAAAGTGGTATTACTCAACTGCTTTGGACTGCAAAAGTAATCATATGGGACAAAGCATCGATGGCTAAAAGACATGCGTTGGAGGCGGTTGTCCGTACAATGAAAGATATAACTGGGGTGATGCTCCCATTTGGTGGAAAGATAATGGTTTTGGGAGGTGATTTCAAACAAGTTTTGCTGATTGTTAGACATGGAACACGAGCACAAAGTGTGAATTCTAGCATATGA